The following proteins come from a genomic window of Macadamia integrifolia cultivar HAES 741 unplaced genomic scaffold, SCU_Mint_v3 scaffold3386, whole genome shotgun sequence:
- the LOC122068097 gene encoding uncharacterized protein LOC122068097, with translation MVQTKAIQVCLAGIGGICRDHNKRFICCFSAGVGRNHAITAEVLAIRQALITARSMNFYNLVIESDNLTAINLLWGKTQSKPWRISNLLADCLQLARFFNEVSFQHNFREANAVADLLASDAATSQSPLMLRLSPSTCLSCHLYDNCTGSVFLR, from the coding sequence ATGGTTCAAACAAAGGCAATCCAGGTCTGTCTGGCGGGGATTGGAGGCATATGTCGAGATCACAATAAACGTTTCATTTGTTGCTTCTCTGCTGGGGTAGGACGCAATCATGCCATCACTGCAGAAGTCCTTGCTATCAGACAAGCACTCATCACTGCTCGATCTATGAACTTCTACAATCTCGTTATAGAAAGTGACAATCTCACGGCCATCAACCTTCTCTGGGGAAAAACCCAATCCAAACCGTGGCGTATCTCTAATCTTCTAGCAGACTGCCTTCAACTGGCAAGGTTCTTCAATGAAGTCTCCTTTCAGCACAATTTTCGTGAAGCCAATGCAGTGGCGGATCTCCTTGCCTCTGACGCTGCTACTAGTCAATCTCCTCTTATGTTGAGACTCTCTCCTTCCACTTGCTTAAGCTGTCATTTGTATGATAATTGTACTGGTTCTGTGTTTTTGCGTTAA